Proteins found in one Poecilia reticulata strain Guanapo linkage group LG15, Guppy_female_1.0+MT, whole genome shotgun sequence genomic segment:
- the znf488 gene encoding zinc finger protein 488 — protein sequence MFAGLAMDHAFQTRSIWSSDTKFLQHPTDLNTSVVVTRCIPAGTCFGPCVLQNTFYETIAFIAQKCSDKTAKSYMFRVDPEAMRNSALVLSWLRLVQAARNAEEQNAEAFLKAGQVYVRTTRDVQSEEELLVWYDQELSDLLGFTDMIKGLNGEYKCGRCNQIFKNPNPFVAHCRFLCTQSKSDAWNREVYELKHVENKRHHRVTDFHNIARDLEQKISGGSDEAETPSRKRKGEDAPVPKWRKTVLLEKTNISNDENVTQMGKSCDQAADDSSSSSSSPDKLKADRVKAVRAPRGSADSAEVGEVSAAFTHHKVLDTRLGTGEGSGVLSSGNSAFSLVLSSSQGEQKSAFCKPGKRTSALNQQIQLSSAPTAPSSRVDEIADAFTNRTILGYNNLMASSIVGGDMQTLASPIPLGNAFHYAPEHWSRNLQTTSALTVLPPTFTSSFGVSVQNWCAKCNLSFRMTSDLVFHMRSHHKKEFAAESQVRRRKEEKLTCPICHEYFRERHHLSRHMTSHN from the exons CTTAGCGATGGATCACGCTTTCCAGACTCGATCCATCTGGTCCAGTGACACTAAATTCCTGCAGCATCCAACGGATCTGAACACCAGTGTGGTGGTGACGCGCTGCATCCCTGCAGGAACGTGCTTTGGTCCGTGCGTCCTTCAAAACACTTTCTACGAAACCATCGCCTTTATTGCCCAGAAATGCAGCGACAAGACGGCCAAGTCCTACATGTTCAGG GTCGACCCAGAGGCCATGCGCAATTCAGCTCTGGTGCTCTCCTGGCTGCGGCTGGTGCAGGCTGCGCGTAACGCAGAGGAGCAGAACGCGGAGGCATTTCTGAAAGCTGGTCAGGTGTATGTGCGCACCACGCGGGACGTTcagtctgaggaggagctgctggtgtgGTACGACCAGGAGCTGTCCGACCTGCTGGGGTTCACAGACATGATCAAAGGGCTGAACGGAG AATACAAATGCGGGAGATGCAACCAGATCTTCAAAAATCCGAATCCATTCGTGGCTCATTGCAGATTTCTGTGCACCCAATCGAAGAGTGACGCCTGGAACCGTGAGGTCTATGAGCTCAAGCACGTGGAAAACAAGAGGCATCACCGAGTGACCGACTTCCACAACATCGCCAGAGATCTAGAGCAAAAAATATCTGGAGGAAGCGACGAGGCGGAGACTCCCTCCAGAAAGAGAAAGGGCGAAGATGCTCCGGTCCCCAAGTGGCGAAAAACGGTTCTGTTAGAGAAAACGAATATTTCAAACGATGAAAATGTCACCCAAATGGGTAAGAGCTGCGACCAGGCTGCGGatgactcctcctcctcctcctcatctcctGACAAACTCAAAGCTGACAGGGTCAAAGCAGTTCGTGCGCCGCGAGGAAGCGCTGATTCAGCTGAAGTTGGGGAAGTCAGCGCAGCTTTTACGCACCATAAAGTGCTTGACACACGTTTGGGGACAGGGGAAGGATCTGGTGTGCTTTCGAGCGGCAACAGCGCGTTTTCTCTGGTTCTGTCGAGCAGCCAGGGCGAGCAGAAAAGCGCGTTTTGTAAACCTGGTAAAAGGACATCTGCTTTGAACCAGCAGATCCAACTGAGCAGCGCTCCAACAGCCCCCTCTAGCCGCGTGGATGAGATCGCTGACGCTTTCACCAACAGGACTATTCTGGGATACAACAATCTGATGGCATCCAGCATCGTGGGCGGTGACATGCAGACTTTGGCCTCCCCGATTCCATTAGGCAACGCTTTCCATTACGCGCCGGAGCACTGGTCCAGAAACCTCCAGACCACATCCGCCCTCACGGTCCTCCCGCCGACTTTCACCTCCTCATTCGGCGTGTCGGTGCAGAACTGGTGCGCCAAATGTAACCTGTCCTTCCGCATGACCTCGGATCTGGTGTTTCACATGCGCTCTCACCACAAAAAGGAGTTCGCGGCGGAGTCTCAGGTGAGGCGTAGGAAGGAGGAGAAACTCACCTGCCCGATTTGCCACGAATACTTCAGAGAAAGACACCACCTGTCGAGACACATGACTTCTCATaactaa